A genomic region of Melanotaenia boesemani isolate fMelBoe1 chromosome 13, fMelBoe1.pri, whole genome shotgun sequence contains the following coding sequences:
- the LOC121652204 gene encoding glutathione hydrolase 7: MHNPAPEVVAAFPSGGVVDKDANPETTLGSAYSPVDYMSITSFPRLPEDDVTSGENTLKSRKEDDNVLSEQDTDPDLFLKSARLQRLPSSASDLASHDIASLRETSTDPFNEGCACQRDGLTVIITACLTFATGVTVALIMQIYFGDPQVFNQGAVVTDVAQCTSLGFDILGKQGSSVDAAIASALCLGIVHPHTSGIGGGGVMLVHDIRKNETRVIDFRETAPSAIHENMLLTNLNLKVGLLVGVPGMLSGMHQAHQLYGRMSWKNVVTMAADVARNGFNVTHDLAEALSKIKDQNMSGAFRDLFLPNGQAPLPGLFTRRLDLATVLDAVAVKGISEFYTGNVAQEMAAAVQARAGVLTEDDIGNYSTVIQKPAETTYQGHHVMAAPAPHAGVALITALNILEGYNITSQLPRSSTYHWIAEAVKIALGLASGLGDPMYDTSVLEIVAKMLSKSQASLLRQMINDSQAFPVSHYTLSFTLEDGATAAQVTVMGPDDHIVSVMSSLNKPFGSGIVTPSGILLNSQILDFSWPNKTLSSSPNPHNSLHPGKRPMSFLMPTAVRPAMGLCGTYVAVGSSNGERALSGITQVLMNVLSSRKNMSDSLAYGRLHPQLQPNTLLVDSEFLEDDVALLQAKGHKVEKMDILSLVEGTRRTNDLIIGVKDPRSADASALTMSNMP; encoded by the exons ATGCACAATCCTGCTCCAGAAGTTGTAGCAGCATTCCCGAGTGGAGGTGTGGTGGACAAAGATGCAAATCCAGAGACAACTTTGGGGAGTGCCTACTCTCCGGTGGACTACATGAGTATTACCAGCTTCCCCAGGCTGCCAGAGGATGATGTGACATCTGGGGAAAACACACTGAAATCCCGCAAGGAAGATGACAATGTCCTGAGTGAGCAGGATACAG ATCCAGATCTGTTTCTGAAGTCAGCTCGCCTCCAGCGTCTTCCCTCCTCAGCGTCAGACTTGGCCAGCCATGACATTGCATCACTTCGGGAGACCAGCACAGACCCCTTTAATGAGGGCTGCGCCTGTCAACGAGATGGACTGACCGTCATCATCACAGCCTGTCTTACCTTTGCTACAGGGGTTACTGTGGCTCTCATCATGCAGATCTATTTTGGAGATCCACAA GTCTTCAACCAAGGAGCAGTGGTTACAGATGTTGCTCAGTGCACATCTCTTGGGTTTGACATTTTGGGGAAGCAGGGGTCCAGTGTTGACGCTGCCATTGCTTCTGCCCTCTGTCTGGGAATTGTCCATCCTCACACCTCTGGTATAGGAGg AGGTGGTGTTATGTTGGTGCATGACATCAGGAAGAATGAGACAAGGGTCATTGACTTCAGAGAGACCGCTCCATCTGCCATCCATGAAAACATGCTGCTGACAAATCTCAATCTGAAA gTTGGCCTGCTTGTAGGAGTTCCAGGCATGCTCAGTGGGATGCAtcaggcacatcagctctatggcAG GATGTCATGGAAGAATGTGGTTACCATGGCAGCAGATGTGGCCAGAAATGGATTTAATGTGACTCATGACTTAG CTGAAGCTCTTTCTAAAATTAAGGACCAAAACATGTCAGGTGCATTTCGGGATTTATTCCTCCCTAATGGCCAGGCTCCTCTTCCTGGACTGTTTACTCGACGGCTTGATTTGGCAACCGTTTTGGATGCTGTTGCGGTTAAAGGGATCTCAGAGTTCTACACTGGGAATGTGGCGCAGGAAATGGCAGCTGCA GTCCAAGCAAGAGCTGGTGTGCTCACAGAGGATGACATTGGAAACTACAGCACAGTAATACAAAAGCCAGCAGAAACCACTTATCAGG GTCATCATGTGATGGCAGCCCCAGCCCCACATGCAGGTGTGGCCTTGATCACTGCACTTAACATCCTTGAAGGCTACAACATTACAAGCCAGTTGCCCAGAAGCAGCACCTACCACTGGATTGCGGAG GCTGTGAAGATTGCTCTGGGTCTGGCTAGTGGGCTTGGAGACCCCATGTATGACACCTCTGTTTTAGAGATTGTCGCCAAGATGTTAAG TAAATCACAGGCCTCTCTACTCCGCCAGATGATCAATGATTCTCAGGCATTCCCTGTCAGCCATTACACTTTATCCTTTACCCTGGAGGATGGTGCTACAGCTGCCCAGGTCACGGTCATGGGTCCAGATGACCACATCGTGTCAGTCATGAG CTCCCTGAACAAACCATTCGGCAGTGGCATAGTGACTCCTTCAGGAATCCTTTTGAACAGCCAGATTCTGGACTTCTCATGGCCAAATAAAACACTGAGCTCATCACCTAACCCT CATAACAGTCTCCATCCTGGGAAGAGACCCATGTCTTTCCTTATGCCCACAGCAGTAAGGCCAGCTATGGGGTTATGTGGCACTTATGTGGCTGTTGGATCTTCCAATGGGGAGAGAGCTCTCAGTGGCATCACAcag GTACTGATGAATGTCCTGTCTTCACGTAAAAACATGAGTGACAGTTTGGCATATGGGAGACTCCACCCACAGCTGCAGCCCAACACCCTGCTGGTGGACT CTGAGTTTTTAGAGGACGATGTGGCGCTGCTGCAAGCCAAAGGGCACAAAGTTGAGAAGATGGATATTCTTTCATTGGTGGAAGGTACACGGAGAACTAACGACCTCATCATTGGTGTGAAGGACCCCCGGAGTGCTGATGCTTCCGCCCTTACTATGTCTAACATGCCTTAG